The following are encoded together in the Salvia hispanica cultivar TCC Black 2014 chromosome 6, UniMelb_Shisp_WGS_1.0, whole genome shotgun sequence genome:
- the LOC125195932 gene encoding probable transmembrane ascorbate ferrireductase 4, whose protein sequence is MAAALTSSFPVLFFARFSACLVALLVVIWALHFKDSFIPQSPIQEEHIYAVMHPLLMVIGFILISGEAILVYKWLPGSRNLKKLVHLCLQGVALACGIFGIWTKFQGQDGIVANFYSLHSWMGIVCMFLFGAQWLFGFMSFWHKGEVRTTRLKVLPWHVFLGLYTYGLAVVTAETGLLEKLTFLQTLGNVSKRCPETAVVNGLGLSLALLSSVVIVAAVTPPMRQTSDRKLSSL, encoded by the exons ATGGCCGCAGCTTTGACTTCTTCATTTCCTGTCCTGTTCTTTGCAAGATTTTCAGCTTGTCTAGTTGCACTGCTTGTAGTAATATGGGCTCTTCATTTCAAGGATAGCTTCATTCCTCAGTCCCCAATCCAAGAAGAACACATTTACGCT GTTATGCACCCTTTGTTAATGGTGATTGGCTTCATCCTCATCAGTGGAGAAG CCATTTTGGTGTACAAATGGTTGCCTGGTTcaagaaatttgaagaaattagtGCACCTCTGCCTCCAAGGTGTGGCTTTGGCTTGTGGGATTTTTGGGATTTGGACAAAATTTCAAGGCCAAGATGGAATTGTTGCTAATTTTTACAGTTTACATTCATGGATGGGAATAGTCTGTATGTTCCTGTTTGGGGCTCAG TGGTTGTTTGGATTCATGAGCTTTTGGCACAAGGGCGAGGTGCGAACGACGAGGCTAAAGGTACTTCCTTGGCATGTCTTCCTAGGTTTGTACACATATGGTTTAGCAGTGGTAACAGCTGAGACAGGGCTTCTTGAGAAGCTCACTTTCTTGCAAACCTTGGGAAACGTGTCTAAGCGTTGCCCAGAGACGGCGGTTGTCAACGGTTTAGGACTAAGTTTGGCCCTGCTGAGCAGTGTTGTGATTGTAGCAGCGGTTACACCACCAATGCGCCAAACTTCAGACAGGAAGCTTTCTTCTCTCTAG
- the LOC125193241 gene encoding piriformospora indica-insensitive protein 2-like — MKKIESLSFPVLVVWLLHFTSPCIGQEDSSIGAPMKTAEQEALYNTIQDFVGKWWNGSDLYPDPCGWTPIQGVSCDLYDGFWYVTDLSIGPVHDNSLTCGQDVEFSPNLFALSHLKSLSFFNCFVTPRRRPVSISAGNWDAFAGSLESLEFRLNSGLTGPVPEIFGGLRNLQSLVITENGLMGQLPESIGNLVELRRLNLAGNSFTGRVPGSIGGLNRLLILDMSGNLLSGTLPATLGGLTALLKLDLSGNQLEGEIPKEIRNLKNLTLLDLSDNRLSGGLGETIRGLNSLQELVLSNNPIGGDIISIGWQNLRCITALELSNTSMTGGIPESLADLKSLRFLGLNDNKLTGDIPSKIETLPNVSSIYLHGNNLTGKLNFSEAFYGRMGPRFGAWGNPGLCYQSEELGSASNAPFGVKPCRVQVIKYGTSFRDPASSMPSLGFNVIGVSRLVLVVEAFLVLALQHF, encoded by the exons ATGAAAAAGATTGAGTCTTTGAGCTTCCCAGTTCTTGTTGTGTGGTTGCTTCATTTCACTTCGCCATGCATCGGACAGGAAGACAGCAGCATCGGTGCTCCGATGAAGACAGCCGAGCAAGAAGCTCTGTATAATACAATCCAAGATTTTGTGGGAAAATGGTGGAATGGTTCTGATCTCTATCCAGATCCTTGCGGTTGGACCCCTATTCAg GGAGTTTCTTGTGATTTGTATGATGGATTTTGGTACGTGACCGATTTGAGCATTGGACCTGTTCATGACAACTCTTTAACCTGTGGTCAAGATGTGGAATTCAGCCCCAATTTGTTTGCACTAAGCCATTTAAAATCATTATCCTTCTTCAATTGCTTTGTCACGCCACGCCGCCGCCCTGTCTCGATCTCGGCCGGGAATTGGGACGCTTTTGCCGGAAGTTTGGAGTCGCTCGAGTTCCGGTTGAATTCCGGCCTAACCGGACCAGTTCCCGAGATTTTCGGGGGTCTAAGGAATCTTCAGTCTTTAGTGATCACTGAAAATGGCTTAATGGGGCAGCTGCCCGAGAGCATTGGCAATTTGGTGGAGTTGAGGCGTTTGAATCTTGCGGGGAATTCGTTCACAGGCAGGGTCCCGGGCAGCATTGGAGGGCTTAACCGTCTCTTGATTCTCGATATGAGTGGGAATTTGCTCTCGGGTACCTTACCCGCAACTCTAGGAGGACTGACGGCCCTATTAAAGCTCGACTTGAGTGGTAATCAACTAGAGGGCGAGATTCCGAAAGAGATTCGGAATCTCAAGAATCTCACCCTATTAGACCTAAGTGACAACAGATTAAGTGGTGGATTGGGTGAAACTATTCGAGGATTGAATTCATTGCAAGAATTAGTCCTCTCAAACAATCCCATTGGTGGTGACATAATAAGTATTGGATGGCAAAATTTGAGGTGTATCACAGCTTTGGAGCTGTCCAATACGAGCATGACAGGTGGCATCCCAGAATCTCTTGCAGATTTGAAAAGTCTAAGGTTCTTGGGTCTGAATGACAACAAGCTAACAGGGGATATACcttcaaagattgaaactTTGCCTAATGTTAGTTCAATCTATCTCCACGGCAACAATCTAACCGGCAAGCTTAATTTCTCAGAGGCTTTCTACGGGCGGATGGGGCCGCGCTTCGGGGCATGGGGCAACCCGGGCCTTTGCTATCAATCCGAGGAGCTCGGCTCAGCCAGTAATGCACCTTTTGGGGTCAAACCGTGTCGAGTTCAAGTGATCAAGTACGGGACCAGCTTCCGTGATCCTGCGTCGTCGATGCCTTCTTTAGGATTCAATGTGATAGGTGTTAGTAGATTAGTTTTGGTAGTTGAAGCTTTCTTGGTTTTGGCTTTgcaacatttttaa
- the LOC125194722 gene encoding nuclear matrix constituent protein 1-like, producing MFTPKRQWQGPSRTPRSEAHKPNPTTVKGKLVSFIDDPAPPPPPPPRGLLIDNEDRVEMENMDDWRRFREVGLLDEAAMERRDRDALMEKAQNLERELHDYQYNMGLLLIENKEWTSKHEEVHQSLLEVQELLKREKAAHLIAVTQVEERETNLRKALEVERQCVAELERSLREIHAEHDKIKITSDTKLADANHLVAGIQDRSLEVQQRLLAADAKLAEASRKSLEMERKLQEVDTRESVLKRERMSFISERDAHEATLLKHKEDMREWERKLQEAEERLCQNRRHINEREEKLVELNRMLKQREGEFVEEQKKAELLNLNLKNKEDEINKKLSKLIQKEEKAEAFRSNLEMKEKDLSALTEKLSERERVEIQNLVDEHRAAFEIKKHDLEVELEDKRKLLEDELRVKTDELVKKSNEISHMTEKLKKQEQALEKKSERVKEKEKDCDAMLKGLKEKDKTLKLEEKNLNSIRQEIVSEKETLQSLKDELEKMKAEISQTELQIRDETEKLRITEEEREKHNHLIQELKQEIQRYNRQKDLLCKERDDLKLDRKRFEEEWEVLDEKRAEVTRELQQLDEDKKSFDKFKHSLEKKLEEDKIATENYIKREMETLRLEKESFAATKKHELSMLSEKARHEHDKLLHDFETRKRDLEAEMRDKQEEFEKSLQDRERAFEDKIEKERCNISHLKNVADKEMENMRSERSRLEKDRENIALNKKQLEEQQLEMQNDINDLGVLSKKLKSQRQQFINERSRFVSFLERIKSCQNCGGMAKDYMLADILITELDANEASPLQAMGEQVLEKVASYEMKANKTPGENDEKSPDSGGRISWLLKKCTPRVFKLSPTKKVENMPSKNLDQALSDTLVSAAQNVGEPSMPVGAATESDAPEICRAAPEVSEDSKHSEMPNRRRKSARKPGNVIHRTRSVKAVVEDAEAFLRRTSKDGETNNDTPTSINEESRGDSSLAGKGASSVWRKRTRATSSKMSDGDESDGQSASVSVGGRRKRQQTAAPVVQDAGKSRYNLRRTLLINTE from the exons ATGTTCACTCCGAAGCGGCAGTGGCAGGGGCCGTCGAGAACGCCCAGGAGTGAAGCGCATAAGCCAAACCCTACAACCGTCAAGGGCAAATTGGTGTCGTTTATTGACGACCCTGCTCCGCCCCCGCCCCCGCCCCCGAGGGGCTTGTTAATTGACAATGAGGATAGAGTTGAGATGGAGAATATGGACGACTGGAGACGCTTTCGAGAGGTGGGGCTGCTGGACGAGGCCGCGATGGAGAGGCGTGATCGGGATGCATTAATGGAGAAAGCGCAGAACCTTGAAAGAGAG CTTCACGATTATCAGTACAATATGGGGTTACTACTGATTGAGAATAAAGAGTGGACTTCAAAGCACGAAGAAGTTCATCAATCTCTTCTAGAAGTGCAGGAGCTTCTAAAGCGGGAAAAAGCAGCTCACTTGATTGCAGTTACTCAAGTTGAGGAACGAGAAACAAATTTGAGAAAAGCATTGGAGGTTGAGCGACAATGTGTGGCAGAg CTTGAGAGATCTCTGCGTGAGATACATGCCGAGCATGATAAAATCAAGATAACGTCTGATACGAAGCTGGCTGATGCCAATCATTTGGTGGCTGGAATTCAAGATAGGTCTTTGGAGGTGCAACAAAGGTTGCTTGCTGCTGATGCAAAGCTTGCTGAGGCCAGCCGGAAGAGTCTAGAGATGGAGAGGAAATTGCAGGAGGTTGATACGCGCGAAAGTGTTCTTAAAAGGGAGCGCATGTCCTTCATATCCGA GCGGGATGCCCACGAAGCAACTTTATTGAAGCATAAAGAAGATATGCGGGAATGGGAGAGGAAGCTGCAAGAAGCTGAAGAGAGACTTTGTCAGAATAGGAGACATATTAatgagagagaggagaagTTAGTTGAACTTAATAGGATGTTGAAGCAGAGAGAAGGTGAATTTGTCGAAGAACAGAAGAAGGCCGAGTTGCTAAATTTAAACCTAAAGAACAAAGAAGACGAGATCAACAAAAAACTTTCCAAGCTGATCCAAAAAGAGGAA AAAGCTGAAGCTTTTAGATCTAATTTAGAGATGAAGGAAAAAGATTTAAGTGCATTGACTGAGAAGCTGAGTGAGCGAGAGAGA GTGGAGATTCAGAACCTTGTTGATGAGCACAGAGCTGCATTTGAGATAAAAAAGCATGACCTTGAAGTAGAACTGGAAGATAAAAGAAAGTTGCTTGAGGATGAGCTAAGAGTCAAAACAGATGAATTGGTTAAGAAGTCAAACGAAATTAGCCATATGAcggaaaaattgaaaaagcaGGAGCAGGCTCTGGAGAAGAAGTCAGAAAGAGTTAAGGAGAAAGAGAAGGATTGTGATGCAATGTTAAAGGGGCTGAAGGAAAAAGATAAGACCCTCAAATTGGAGGAGAAGAATCTAAACTCAATTAGACAAGAAATAGTTTCTGAGAAAGAAACTTTACAGAGTCTCAAAGATGAGCTTGAGAAGATGAAAGCTGAGATTAGTCAGACAGAATTACAGATTCGTGATGAAACAGAGAAGCTTAGAATTACTGAGGAAGAGAGGGAGAAGCATAACCATTTGATACAGGAACTGAAACAGGAGATACAGAGGTACAATCGTCAGAAGGATTTGCTTTGTAAGGAACGGGATGATTTAAAGCTAGACAGGAAGAGATTTGAGGAAGAGTGGGAGGTACTTGATGAAAAAAGAGCCGAAGTTACTAGAGAGTTGCAACAACTTGATGAAGACAAAAAATCTTTTGATAAATTCAAACACTCATTGGAAAAGAAATTGGAAGAAGATAAAATTGCAACGGAAAACTACATCAAGAGGGAGATGGAAACTCTTAGACTTGAGAAAGAATCATTTGCTGCCACAAAGAAGCATGAGCTGTCAATGTTATCAGAAAAAGCTCGGCATGAGCACGATAAGTTACTTCATGATTTTGAGACTCGTAAGAGGGATCTTGAGGCAGAAATGCGAGATAAGCAAGAGGAGTTTGAGAAATCTCTTCAGGATAGAGAGAGAGCATTTGAGGATAAGATTGAGAAAGAGCGTTGCAATATCAGTCATTTGAAGAACGTTGCTGataaagaaatggaaaatatgaGGTCAGAGAGAAGCAGATTGGAGAAGGACAGAGAAAACATTGCCCTGAATAAGAAGCAGTTGGAAGAGCAGCAGCTGGAAATGCAAAATGACATTAATGACCTTGGTGTTTTAAGTAAAAAACTTAAGTCACAGAGGCAACAATTTATCAATGAGAGAAGCCGTTTCGTTTCTTTTCTTGAAAGGATAAAGAGTTGTCAAAACTGTGGGGGCATGGCAAAGGACTACATGCTAGCTGACATTCTTATAACAGAACTGGATGCAAATGAGGCTTCTCCTCTTCAGGCAATGGGAGAACAAGTTCTGGAAAAAGTTGCTTCATATGAAATGAAGGCTAATAAAACTCCTGGCGAGAATGATGAAAAATCTCCAGATTCTGGTGGGCGTATTTCCTGGCTTCTTAAGAAGTGCACTCCGAGAGTCTTCAAGTTGTCTCCGACCAAGAAAGTTGAAAACATGCCTTCTAAAAACTTGGACCAAGCATTGTCTGATACACTGGTCAGTGCTGCTCAAAATGTTGGTGAACCCAGCATGCCAGTTGGTGCTGCAACTGAATCCGATGCTCCTGAAATATGTCGTGCAGCACCAGAAGTTTCAGAAGACTCCAAGCATTCAGAGATGCCGAATCGTCGACGAAAATCTGCTCGAAAACCAGGGAATGTAATCCATAGAACACGTTCTGTTAAAGCAGTAGTTGAAGATGCAGAAGCTTTCTTGAGAAGGACATCAAAAGATGGTGAGACAAATAATGACACCCCTACTTCCATCAACGAGGAAAGTCGAGGAGATTCTAGCCTTGCTGGTAAAGGAGCCAGTTCTGTTTGGAGAAAGCGAACTCGTGCAACATCCTCTAAAATGAGTGATGGAGATGAAAGTGATGGTCAGTCAGCAAGTGTGAGTGTGGGTGGCCGCAGGAAGAGACAGCAAACGGCTGCTCCAGTGGTACAAGATGCTGGGAAGTCGCGTTATAACCTTCGACGTACCCTCCTAATCAATACAGAGTAG
- the LOC125194721 gene encoding probable calcium-binding protein CML30: MTILIPTFSHFVLACTYCDSRNIAQLSHSGIAAISSICLSNLINKYGLRRFLIFDKLRDESEIVRKSYTKQFNSTGTSRKDGDLRDVFDGKKDGRITVEELWLVLSSLGFSEGSKIKDCKEMIRMVDVDGDGMIDFEEFEKMMTQGLGRLIQFLDGVFADLNSCFTPIKTAATTDFPSIVYL, translated from the exons ATGACCATTCTCATCCCCACCTTCTCGCACTTCGTCCTCGCCTGCACCTACTGTGATTCCCGCAACATCGCGCAGCTCTCCCACAGCGGCATCGCCGCCATCTCCTCCATCTGCCTCTCAAATCTCATCAACAAGTACGGTCTCCGAAGGTTTTTGATCTTCGATAAGCTTCGCGATGAGAGCGAGATCGTCAGAAAGAGCTACACCAAGCaatttaat AGTACGGGTACGAGCAGAAAGGATGGGGATTTGAGAGACGTGTTTGATGGGAAAAAAGATGGGCGGATCACGGTGGAGGAATTGTGGTTGGTTTTGTCCTCCTTGGGATTCAGTGAGGGGAGCAAGATTAAGGACTGCAAGGAGATGATCAGAATGGTGGATGTTGATGGAGATGGGATGATTGATTTTGAGGAGTTTGAGAAGATGATGACACAGGGCCTTGGAAGGCTTATTCAGTTTCTTGATGGAGTTTTTGCAGATTTAAATTCTTGTTTTACTCCAATTAAAACTGCTGCTACTACTGATTTTCCATCAATAGTATATCTCTAA